A window of Pseudomonas mucidolens contains these coding sequences:
- a CDS encoding winged helix-turn-helix transcriptional regulator has protein sequence MTDQTSTHFYVPIGEDEREICLGPEGSVAHVSRVVRMIQGRWKLPILFRLYADPSLRTLQLKRDLPGISQKMLTAHLRELAEDGLIERIDFGEKPLRVEYQLSDAGRNFLPVLIAMRRFSLKHPA, from the coding sequence ATGACCGATCAGACCAGTACGCACTTTTATGTGCCCATCGGCGAAGACGAACGAGAGATCTGCCTCGGCCCCGAGGGCTCGGTAGCGCATGTCTCGCGTGTGGTTCGGATGATCCAGGGACGCTGGAAACTGCCGATTCTCTTCAGGCTCTATGCCGACCCATCCCTGCGCACCCTGCAGCTGAAACGCGACCTGCCAGGCATTTCCCAGAAGATGCTGACCGCGCATCTGCGCGAACTGGCCGAAGACGGGCTGATCGAGCGTATCGACTTCGGCGAGAAGCCCCTCAGGGTTGAATATCAATTATCGGATGCGGGCCGCAATTTCCTGCCCGTCCTGATAGCGATGCGCCGGTTTTCGCTCAAGCATCCGGCCTAG
- a CDS encoding SDR family NAD(P)-dependent oxidoreductase, protein MDLQLGAKTALITGSSKGIGEAIARKLALENAVVIVHGRDRMQAEKVAGDIIMRGGRAHVVVGDLTDDEQVRQMIDSAHELAGSIDILINNAGGSGGLKEDWDTTRPQSWQAAYDRNVLAAVRVSTALLPAMRAAHWGRVISISSLAATMAPPSAPDYSACKAAMNAMTLSMAKAVAADGITVNAVSPGTIHSAALDARFRDVAEERGVASRDAPWEAIERAVLPMFAQVPVGRVGRLDEIAAAVAFLASPVAGYITGMNLRVDGGLSPVL, encoded by the coding sequence GTGGATCTGCAATTGGGCGCAAAAACGGCACTGATTACCGGCAGCAGCAAAGGTATTGGTGAAGCCATCGCCAGGAAACTTGCGCTGGAAAACGCCGTGGTCATTGTCCATGGCCGTGACAGGATGCAGGCCGAGAAAGTCGCGGGCGACATCATTATGCGCGGTGGCCGCGCGCATGTGGTAGTGGGCGACCTTACCGACGATGAGCAAGTCCGGCAGATGATCGATTCGGCACACGAGCTTGCCGGCTCCATTGATATTCTGATCAATAACGCGGGCGGCTCCGGTGGCCTCAAGGAGGATTGGGACACAACGCGCCCTCAGTCGTGGCAGGCCGCCTATGATCGGAATGTGCTCGCGGCGGTGCGCGTCAGCACGGCGCTGCTGCCGGCGATGCGTGCGGCGCACTGGGGGCGGGTCATCAGTATTTCCAGCCTGGCAGCCACGATGGCACCGCCGTCGGCGCCGGATTACTCGGCGTGCAAGGCGGCGATGAACGCCATGACGCTGTCCATGGCCAAGGCCGTTGCGGCCGATGGCATCACGGTTAATGCGGTGTCACCCGGAACCATTCACAGTGCGGCGCTCGATGCGCGTTTTCGTGATGTCGCCGAAGAGCGTGGTGTGGCGAGCAGAGATGCGCCGTGGGAGGCGATAGAGCGTGCCGTGCTGCCGATGTTCGCCCAGGTGCCCGTGGGCCGGGTGGGGCGCCTGGACGAGATCGCTGCCGCCGTGGCGTTCCTTGCCAGCCCGGTTGCCGGGTACATCACCGGCATGAACCTGCGGGTCGATGGAGGGCTTTCGCCGGTTCTGTGA
- a CDS encoding MarR family winged helix-turn-helix transcriptional regulator produces the protein MVINKKINSASVQMRSLHPLDTALELLHFGFRGLTVKADQFLATHALSRVHHRVLYIIARADEINVGDLALTLGVSKQALHRPLKHLFEQQLVQYTRAPERHRFKLLALTEQGGAVEAAATELERQVLRQALDCVKPKGQDAWTTVMTALADNLNEPLK, from the coding sequence ATGGTCATCAATAAAAAGATAAACAGCGCTTCAGTGCAGATGCGTTCGTTGCATCCGCTGGATACTGCCCTGGAATTGCTGCATTTCGGTTTTCGCGGCCTGACGGTCAAGGCTGACCAGTTCCTGGCCACCCATGCGCTGTCGCGTGTCCATCATCGCGTGCTTTACATTATTGCCCGGGCGGACGAGATCAATGTCGGCGACCTGGCGCTGACCCTGGGGGTCAGCAAACAGGCCTTGCATCGTCCCTTGAAGCACCTGTTCGAGCAGCAATTGGTGCAATACACCCGAGCGCCGGAGCGGCATCGCTTCAAATTGCTCGCGCTGACGGAGCAGGGCGGTGCCGTCGAGGCGGCGGCCACCGAGCTGGAGCGTCAGGTCCTGCGCCAAGCCCTCGATTGCGTGAAACCGAAAGGGCAGGACGCATGGACCACCGTCATGACGGCACTCGCGGATAACCTGAACGAGCCGCTCAAGTGA
- a CDS encoding PaaI family thioesterase, whose amino-acid sequence MSEPEATGLQALRALIRAEVPNPSIGITMGLTAVDVSTGRITLQACPDDRHLNPAGAVHGGFAATCLDGAAALALFSTLDISTPHSTVDLNVKYVRPLRAGHTYRVDGWVVERTRSLAICDAQVVDEHGKLFAKATTTFVVGG is encoded by the coding sequence ATGAGCGAACCCGAAGCTACCGGTCTCCAGGCATTGCGTGCGCTGATTCGCGCAGAGGTCCCAAACCCTTCCATCGGTATAACCATGGGCCTCACAGCCGTTGATGTGAGTACCGGGAGGATCACGCTCCAAGCCTGCCCCGACGACCGCCATCTGAACCCGGCGGGAGCGGTGCATGGCGGTTTCGCCGCCACCTGTCTTGACGGCGCTGCTGCGCTGGCGTTGTTCTCGACCCTGGACATCAGCACCCCGCATTCCACCGTGGATCTCAACGTCAAGTACGTGCGACCGCTGCGCGCCGGCCACACCTACCGGGTAGACGGCTGGGTGGTGGAGCGTACCCGAAGCCTGGCGATATGCGACGCTCAGGTGGTGGATGAGCACGGCAAGCTGTTCGCCAAAGCCACGACGACATTCGTCGTGGGAGGCTGA
- a CDS encoding zinc-dependent alcohol dehydrogenase yields the protein MKALTVQGPGQLVWVEAPTPRLSGPRSALVRPIASASCDLDRRLIAGVTPFKPPFALGHECVAEVLQVGDAVTSVRRGDLVCVPWKIACGTCKQCHAGRATACTSVPRHAAYGVPAGGDWGGLFSEVVDVPFADAMLVPLPPGINPLAAASASDNLTDAWVATSRPISAREDARVLVVGGTESLGVLAVQMAVAAGAASVDYLDDNDYRRDLASRSGASVELESVLDERYDVVVSATRDPRALHRGLLALAPGGHCSCIGIIFEDPVIPLFGMYLRDVTLSVGVCNVRPHIPKVLDLIGSGQCDPLLVSPTVVSPDEATEALLQPLAKCIMVRERIT from the coding sequence ATGAAAGCACTCACCGTGCAAGGCCCTGGCCAGTTGGTGTGGGTGGAGGCGCCGACGCCGAGGCTTTCCGGCCCCCGCAGCGCGCTGGTCCGCCCGATTGCTTCCGCCTCATGTGATCTGGACCGGCGCTTGATCGCCGGTGTCACGCCGTTCAAGCCACCGTTTGCGCTTGGCCACGAATGCGTGGCAGAGGTGCTACAGGTGGGCGACGCCGTGACATCCGTGCGACGGGGCGACCTGGTATGCGTCCCCTGGAAAATCGCCTGCGGAACGTGCAAGCAGTGCCACGCCGGACGCGCTACCGCCTGCACGTCGGTGCCACGCCACGCGGCTTACGGCGTGCCGGCTGGCGGCGACTGGGGCGGGCTGTTTTCCGAGGTGGTCGACGTGCCGTTCGCCGACGCGATGCTGGTGCCCCTGCCTCCCGGCATCAACCCGTTGGCGGCGGCCAGCGCCAGCGACAACCTCACCGACGCCTGGGTGGCCACCAGCCGCCCGATCAGTGCCAGGGAGGATGCGCGGGTGCTGGTAGTGGGTGGCACGGAAAGTCTGGGTGTGCTGGCAGTGCAAATGGCCGTCGCAGCTGGCGCCGCGAGCGTGGACTACCTGGATGACAATGATTACCGGCGAGACCTCGCGTCACGCAGCGGCGCCAGCGTGGAGCTGGAATCGGTGCTCGATGAGCGCTACGACGTCGTGGTGTCGGCCACACGCGATCCCCGGGCACTGCATCGAGGCTTGCTGGCGCTGGCGCCGGGCGGGCATTGCTCATGCATCGGCATTATCTTCGAAGATCCGGTGATCCCGCTTTTCGGCATGTACCTGCGTGACGTGACGCTGTCGGTGGGTGTCTGCAATGTCCGCCCGCACATCCCCAAAGTGCTCGACCTTATCGGGAGCGGGCAGTGTGATCCCCTGCTGGTGAGCCCGACCGTGGTGTCACCGGACGAAGCGACCGAAGCGCTCCTGCAACCGCTCGCCAAGTGCATCATGGTGCGCGAACGCATCACTTGA